In Helianthus annuus cultivar XRQ/B chromosome 8, HanXRQr2.0-SUNRISE, whole genome shotgun sequence, a single genomic region encodes these proteins:
- the LOC110870597 gene encoding uncharacterized protein LOC110870597, whose protein sequence is MNARVADVFVNGEWIWPVNWINRFPTLLTLPNPELLPSNQDKLVWLTSSGRELDFSTSTAWEDLRRSQQGVQRSSLVWFPQAIPRHSFLVWLIVLKKLKTQDVMSRWNSVRGKAGMDMIQSTWTDIFEYLVEVAKSNMAEHIIAKLVVGVTAYFVWEERNRRLFTDKRRNKDQLVEIVLSTVRMKLHTMRFKSSFHMTRVLQDWSLPIGLLVADDDCG, encoded by the exons ATGAATGCTCGGGTTGCTGATGTTTTCGTAAATGGAGAATGGATTTGGCCAGTGAATTGGATAAATCGTTTTCCGACTCTGCTTACTTTACCAAATCCGGAGTTATTACCGTCTAATCAAGATAAGCTGGTATGGCTTACATCTAGTGGACGAGAGCTGGATTTTAGTACCTCTACGGCTTGGGAGGACTTGCGCCGTTCTCAACAGGGGGTGCAACGGTCGAGTTTGGTTTGGTTCCCTCAGGCTATTCCTCGACATTCCTTTCTCGTGTGGCTTATTGTGCTTAAAAAGTTGAAAACTCAAGATGTGATGAGTAGATGGAATTCGG TTCGAGGTAAAGCGGGTATGGATATGATTCAGAGTACATGGACCGATATTTTTGAGTATTTGGTTGAGGTAGCTAAGTCAAACATGGCTGAACATATCATTGCGAAACTCGTAGTTGGTGTAACAGCTTATTTTGTTTGGGAGGAGCGAAACAGAAGGCTCTTCACTGACAAGAGGAGGAACAAAGATCAACTGGTAGAGATTGTGTTATCCACGGTTCGAATGAAACTGCACACGATGAGGTTCAAGAGTTCATTTCACATGACTCGAGTGTTGCAGGATTGGAGTCTTCCGATAGGGCTTTTGGTGGCGGATGATGACTGCGGCTAA
- the LOC110870598 gene encoding uncharacterized protein LOC110870598, whose protein sequence is MEKLLEDGPWMNRNVPIILNEWSPSVNLVKEDIMAIPVWVKMHDVPLAAFTEDGLSLLASKIGDPKMLDSYTASMCAESWGRSSFARALIEVHAGSELKRTVKVAVLGLDGSGFSMAEVKVEYDWEPLRCATCCVFGHDGNLCTKNPKTVVEEGSKSDADGFRELKGKNKKGGQQGFQVNNKKPKMVYRPITKAKNQSDKASSSTDQVKVSNSFDVLQDEEVVNRMAATNAKPVQQMKSINKGSKGYKDQIIIDDIGVDDLLDEIPKFMDRKIDGNKSEGASTPGNEVSNG, encoded by the coding sequence ATGGAAAAATTGTTGGAGGATGGTCCATGGATGAATAGGAATGTCCCGATTATTTTGAATGAATGGTCACCGTCGGTCAACCTAGTTAAAGAAGATATAATGGCTATTCCTGTGTGGGTAAAGATGCATGATGTGCCATTGGCGGCTTTTACGGAGGATGGCTTGAGTTTATTAGCTTCTAAAATAGGAGATCCGAAAATGTTAGATTCGTACACGGCATCGATGTGTGCCGAATCTTGGGGTAGAAGTAGTTTTGCTAGAGCTCTGATTGAGGTGCATGCTGGATCCGAACTAAAAAGAACTGTGAAGGTGGCGGTCCTAGGTTTGGATGGCAGTGGTTTTTCGATGGCTGAGGTAAAGGTAGAATACGACTGGGAGCCGCTTAGGTGTGCTACGTGTTGTGTATTTGGTCACGATGGTAACTTATGTACGAAGAATCCGAAGACGGTGGTGGAGGAAGGGTCCAAGAGTGATGCTGACGGTTTTAGGGAGCTTAAAGGCAAGAACAAAAAAGGTGGCCAGCAAGGGTTTCAGGTTAATAACAAGAAGCCGAAGATGGTTTATAGGCCGATCACTAAAGCTAAAAACCAGTCGGATAAAGCTTCTTCTTCCACTGATCAGGTTAAGGTGTCTAACTCTTTTGATGTGTTGCAAGATGAGGAGGTGGTGAATAGAATGGCTGCTACTAATGCTAAACCAGTGCAACAAATGAAGTCTATTAATAAAGGAAGCAAGGGTTATAAGGACCAGATTATAATAGACGATATAGGAGTGGATGACCTGTTAGATGAGATTCCTAAGTTCATGGATAGAAAGATTGATGGTAACAAATCTGAGGGTGCAAGCACACCCGGTAACGAGGTTTCTAATGGGTAG